DNA sequence from the Maribacter dokdonensis DSW-8 genome:
AAGATTCTTCTTCACCGGGAATCCATAATTCAGATTTGTGCGGATGGTGCAATTGTGCGAACACAAAATCTATTTCCCCATTCTTAGCCGTCTCTTCAAGCAATGATTTCAGCCAAGCAAATTGCTCACGACTATCACGGTATCCTTCATTTGAATTAAGACCGATAATTCTGGTATTGCCATAATCTTTGTACCACCAATGCTCTGCATATGCGGGTGTACCATTTTTAGGCAAACTAAAATATTTAAAATAATAGTTTGCGTTTCTTTCATGATTACCCAGTACAGGATACACAGGCACTTCTGAAAAAAGTTTTTGCGCAGGCTTAAAAAAGTCGTTTTGCCACTGCTCGTACTTTGCACCGTTCTCCACCAAATCTCCAGGTATTAAAACCATTGCCAAATCATCTGGCGTAGTATTGCCATATTCCGACTTCAAGAAGGGCAGTATACCTTTATTTACAATTTCATTGAACTTATCCGGATTTTGGTGATCAATCTGCATATCGCTCATAGCCAAAAAATTGAACGACTCATTATCACTTGCAAATGGAGGTGTCTTAAACTGATAAATATCTGACACCAACTTATCTGTTTTCACGCGATAATAATAGGTAGTAAATCTTTTTAGTCCCGTTAGTTTTACCTCATGAATACGAGATGGACCAAAGTTGATATCCTCAGCACCACCTACCGCTTTTTTACCCAACTTAGGTGACGTACCAAACTCAACCACGCTTTCTTCTCCTAAAGAAGTCTCCCACATTACCGTAATTTCGGTAGGGTTCGCATCTTGCAAATAAGGCTTAACCACAAATACCGATGTCTCTTGGGCATATAAGGCAACACCACAAAAATAGGTTGCCAAAAAAGTAAAATTCAATAGTTTCATATGTCATTAATTACTAACGCTATCTAGCGCATGTTCTAAAATTTGTATTGCGTTCTTTAATTCAGTTCTAGTAATGGTCAACGCCGGAGCCAATTGAAGCACATTACCTGCGGATACCTTAAAACTCAGACCATTTTTAAGGCAATTGTACATAACCTGTTCAGCTTTTTCCACTGCTTTCTCCTTCGTCTCCCTATTGGTTACCAACTCAACGCCCCATAGTAATCCACGACCACGTATATCGCCTATAAGTTCGTACTTTTCCTTTAAAATGGTCATTGAAGTGCACATTGTCAAAGAATCTCCCGCAACCTTATGCAGTATTTTTTCCTCTTCTATAATTTCTAAGGTCGTCAATGCCGCCATAGCACCTAAGGGACTTTTTTCATGGGTATAATGCCCCAATGAAATGTCCGGGAAGGTATTATACCTATCTCGGGTAACCATACAGGCCTGTGGAAAAATACCACCGCCCAAACCTTTGCCCAAGCAAAGAATATCCGGTTCTATACCGTAATGTTCAAAAGCGAACATTTTTCCGGTTCTGCCCAAAGCAATGGGTATTTCATCTAAAATAAGAACAACCCCATACTTATTGCATAATGCACGAGCCGCTTTCCAAAATGTGACCGAAGGCAATTGAACGTCCGTATTTCGAACCGTCTCTGCGATAAAAGCACCTATATCACCCTCTTTAGCAAATACATATTCCAAATATTCCAAGCATTTAGCTTCATCGCCTTCAAAAATACCCCTATAGGTAACTGGGGGAGGTATTCTTTCTACACCTGGCATCATTGGTCCCATATATTCCCTAAAAACAGCTTCTCCACCAACACTGACAGCATCTAAAGATGCGCCATGAAAAGAGTCCCAAAACGATACCACTTTAAATTTACCGGTAACGGCGCGTGCCAATTTTAAAGCAATACTTACCGCCGAACTCCCGTTTGGAGTCATTAAAACCCTATTTAAATCCGATGGAAGCAATGAAGCCAGCTTCTCCGCAAATTTTATAGCAGGTTCATTCGTATATCTCCTGGTAGAAAAAGACAGCCCCTGTAACTGCTCCGTTAAGCGCTTTACCAATTTTGGATGTGAGAACCCCAGTTGATGCACATTGTTACCATGAAAATCTAAATATCGCTTACCGGATATATTCTCTATATGTGGACCGCTACAATTACCAAGCACATCTAAACAAGGCGTAGACAAAGCTTGATGAAAAAAGTAACGGGCATCTTTTTCCAATAACCTTAAAGTCTTTACATCGGTAATACCATCAATCCATTCATTTCTGGCATGGGTGTTATTTATATCTCCTTCGGTACGTTTATTCTGCAATGGATCATGTTTCATTTTACGGTCATTCAACGTTATCGCACTTTTAAAAAATCCGTAGATAAAATTTGATTAGGCGTTTTATCACCTTCAATATAAACATCTAACCAACCGTCACCACCGCCATTGAACCAAAGCACCTCAACGGTGTGACTACCTTTGTCCATTTCAATACTTCCTGTTTTTGTTCTTACGCCATGGTCCCCGTCATTATCGACAACCAAGTGACCATCTATGAACAGCTTACTACCATCATCTGATCTTACTGCAAAATTGTAACTGTCTTCATGTTCAATTTTGAGCAAACTCTTAAACCTGAACAATGTGTTTGCTTGTATATGCTGACGAACTTCTTCCGATGAAAATTCAAAAACGGTTCCCTTAGCATCCGGTTTTCTATTCCCTATTGATGGAACAAAGGAAAGGTCGTTCAAATGAAAAACCTCATAAGAAACAGGAGCTTTAAGCGATGCTGGTTTTATCCTAAAAAATGCTTCGGAAACCCCACTGCTCAACTTATCAGCAACAAATATGGCACTCTTTACCACCGTATTTTCTTTTAGAACTATGGACTGTGTAAAGGTGTTGGATTCTTTCATTGGCATTGCACCATTTAGCGTATACCTAATTTCACCGTAGGCATTTGGGTTTTCTAATACTAACTGGGTCTCATCATTGAACAAGCCCCCATCTGCTGCATAGCCCTTTGCCGGTCTATTTAATCTTGGTTTTTTCAACTGTACCAAAGTAGGGTAATCATCTTCCACATTTTCACCCTTAAAAGCCTCAAGTACAGGTCTACCGATCCATGCACGTGGTGTTTTAATTTGAAGGGCGTGTGCAACAGTTGCAGCATTGTCATATTGGTATACCGGATATTTTATCCTATAATCTTTTTTTATACCCTTGCCCCAAAGAATAAAAGGTATTTCAATTTCTTCCATAGATTCGCCACCATGGCCTTTGCCCTTACCGCCATGATCAGAACTAATGATTACCATAGTATTATCTGCCATACCAGATTCCGTAATGGCCTTCATAATTTCCGCCAATAATGAGTCTGCCTTTTCAACCGCATGGTAATACTCTTTTGTACCGTGACCAAACTCATGACCAGCATGATCAATATGATCAAAGTGGACAAACGTAAATAAGGGTTTTTCTACTTTGATATAACTACTGGCGTTCACAGCAGTTTCTTCCTCGGTAGCAGGATTTTCATCAAAGTCTACCGCATTTTTCTCAAATAACCGTCCAAAACCACCCCAATGATAAATAGCTCCAATTTTTTCCGATGTTCTTTGCTCACGAATCAAATGAAAAATACTGGGAAACAAAAAAGGTTCGCTCTGTGTAACCGCAGGTAAGGTAAGATTATCTCTTTCCCAAGCATTGGATGTAATACCGTGTTGTTCCGGTCCGGCACCCATAATCATAGAAGCCCAATTGGTACTTGAACTTGTGGGTAAAACTGCCCTTGCGTGCATGGTTGAAGCACCATCTTC
Encoded proteins:
- a CDS encoding fibronectin type III domain-containing protein codes for the protein MKLLNFTFLATYFCGVALYAQETSVFVVKPYLQDANPTEITVMWETSLGEESVVEFGTSPKLGKKAVGGAEDINFGPSRIHEVKLTGLKRFTTYYYRVKTDKLVSDIYQFKTPPFASDNESFNFLAMSDMQIDHQNPDKFNEIVNKGILPFLKSEYGNTTPDDLAMVLIPGDLVENGAKYEQWQNDFFKPAQKLFSEVPVYPVLGNHERNANYYFKYFSLPKNGTPAYAEHWWYKDYGNTRIIGLNSNEGYRDSREQFAWLKSLLEETAKNGEIDFVFAQLHHPHKSELWIPGEEESSGKVVKMLEEFTTKTGKPSLHFFGHTHGYSRGQSKDHKHLWINVASAGGAIDNWGEFEGRDYDEFSVTQDEYGFVMVEVDGNHENPKFTIKRISRGNEELYRDNEKTDEIVIYAKSHQPETPIAIAFNGAVEYTGGMLKAQPFKSSFKGAYHAASHWQISTTEDFDALVLDSWKQSENWYYGENRQKNDNLTDEPTKRLKPNTKYYWRVRYRDQHLNWSDWSKTQSFKTNN
- the pbfA gene encoding (R)-1-hydroxy-2-aminoethylphosphonate ammonia-lyase; translated protein: MKHDPLQNKRTEGDINNTHARNEWIDGITDVKTLRLLEKDARYFFHQALSTPCLDVLGNCSGPHIENISGKRYLDFHGNNVHQLGFSHPKLVKRLTEQLQGLSFSTRRYTNEPAIKFAEKLASLLPSDLNRVLMTPNGSSAVSIALKLARAVTGKFKVVSFWDSFHGASLDAVSVGGEAVFREYMGPMMPGVERIPPPVTYRGIFEGDEAKCLEYLEYVFAKEGDIGAFIAETVRNTDVQLPSVTFWKAARALCNKYGVVLILDEIPIALGRTGKMFAFEHYGIEPDILCLGKGLGGGIFPQACMVTRDRYNTFPDISLGHYTHEKSPLGAMAALTTLEIIEEEKILHKVAGDSLTMCTSMTILKEKYELIGDIRGRGLLWGVELVTNRETKEKAVEKAEQVMYNCLKNGLSFKVSAGNVLQLAPALTITRTELKNAIQILEHALDSVSN
- a CDS encoding alkaline phosphatase family protein produces the protein MLIKHRVKKYTSIITLTIGMTSLWSCDYDKLDKMDSETTHVVVIGFDGLSPDGLQNADTPTFDTMIEDGASTMHARAVLPTSSSTNWASMIMGAGPEQHGITSNAWERDNLTLPAVTQSEPFLFPSIFHLIREQRTSEKIGAIYHWGGFGRLFEKNAVDFDENPATEEETAVNASSYIKVEKPLFTFVHFDHIDHAGHEFGHGTKEYYHAVEKADSLLAEIMKAITESGMADNTMVIISSDHGGKGKGHGGESMEEIEIPFILWGKGIKKDYRIKYPVYQYDNAATVAHALQIKTPRAWIGRPVLEAFKGENVEDDYPTLVQLKKPRLNRPAKGYAADGGLFNDETQLVLENPNAYGEIRYTLNGAMPMKESNTFTQSIVLKENTVVKSAIFVADKLSSGVSEAFFRIKPASLKAPVSYEVFHLNDLSFVPSIGNRKPDAKGTVFEFSSEEVRQHIQANTLFRFKSLLKIEHEDSYNFAVRSDDGSKLFIDGHLVVDNDGDHGVRTKTGSIEMDKGSHTVEVLWFNGGGDGWLDVYIEGDKTPNQILSTDFLKVR